The Doryrhamphus excisus isolate RoL2022-K1 chromosome 22, RoL_Dexc_1.0, whole genome shotgun sequence genome segment ACCATTCAAAGACACGGGCGCAGTGTCAAGTCTGCATTTTCAAGGTGAGTTGAAATGGCGCGTCTGTGTGACTGCGGCGTCATGTTGTGTCCGCATAGACCacattgcggttaattggttccaggcccgaATGTAGTAAGTGCATTTTTGTGAAGTAGCATTCCTTATTAGTAAatccatttttttgttatagcacagaaaacctgttatcaaccttctaaatatgattatcaacataattagagccctctagacattaaaataacactcctatagtcacctttgcgcTCATATTAACCATAAATAGACATCAGAGAACATAAGCCATTAGTTGCTGTGGAGAACAAGAAGTGACATCAAGGGTTCAGAGTTAAGTTGGGATGCAAcagatttttgtattttagctgtatttattttttacacaattGCCGTTTTTTCATTTCAGATGGACTTGAAGGTGTTTGAAGAAGTCTTAAGGCACATCAACTTCCACGACACAAATTTCCACATTGCTGTGATTGGGATCATTTTCAATCcccttttttggaatgtggtaagtaccactgtttttatttgttaccTCATATctgacagaaaaaaagacaaatgtgtGCAGCTGTATACGATATTTCCTACACTTTGTGTCCAGCATCTCTATCTTCAGAATGAATCAGCAAATGACTTGTGTTAGTATCACTTTTATTGTATATAATGTGGATTGTCTAATCGTatgaatgctaaaaaaaaaaggtaaaagtgGCAAGttattcctattattctttgtttgcacCACATTGTGCAACACTTAAGCACAGACTACTGGATCACTGCATGGACAAAAAAGGGTAAGGATTGCATGCCGGCCTTCATGCCTTTCCGGTGTGAGGATGATGCTGTGGTCAGTCCCACAGCCTTTACACATATGATGAAGTATTTCAGTTAAATCAAGTCCTGTGCATAATAGATTCTCGTCCTGTGTAGAATTGGTATAAAACGAGCATTAGATGGATGTCAAGCTGACATTAGATGCACGGAGCCGGGTGGTCAGTGTGTTCTGTTTTACTTCCTTGATGTGGGCATCTTAACCTACTTCCCATTGAAGTGGCATTAGATAAGATGTTATTTCTTAatgagtttttaaaatattgctgCTTTAGAGAGTGTCGATAACAGTACTTCAACACATTTGGACTCACTGCACCTAACTGaagaatagcaaaaaaaaaaaaaaggttgtgattatatacagtacatacacaacAGGAGCAGTCTGTGATGAATCAGCAGCTTTGATGATTGGTTTCAATGACTGATTTTCCTATGTCCCTTTTGTATACagtctcgggggggggggttagaatTGGCTTTAGAAAGGACATGTATATCTGCTGTCTTGAATGAAGGAGAATGTAGACATGGTGGTACTGCTCCATGTTTACTACTTGGTGTAATACACTCACAAAGGGAAATATCACAGAATATTGACAGATGTCGACCTTTTGCAGTCTAGTATATACGTAAGCTCCAATCATCCAGAAGAAATACACCTCTCTTCTCATCATCAAAAGACATCCCACATGGACCCAAGGTTGAAAGGTTGTTGTAAACACCATATTTGAGGAGATACACCATAGAGATAAAGGTGTGATGTTGgtttttttaatcacacatTCGTGAGGTCCAACAAAAATTGGACTTTGCTCACAATATCTGTTGTAGTTTTGATGGTCTTGGTCAGTTCTACTCATCAAAATCATTTGAGCATCCCTTTCTGGACCTTGTTTTATGTGCTGGACCACTAATAAATTGCATACAATTCAGATTCAGGCATCTTTCCCCAACTCCGAGGTCATTTACTGAAGAGATGCATGCCTCGACCTGGTTTGACATTGGTCGTGTTGCACACCCACAATCAGATGACCTTACATGCCTcctttatgtcttttttttcacccTATTTTTTGTCTTCCACCTGTTCTGCTCCATCAAGCAGAGATCAGCATTAGTTGAACAAATAGATGTGCCCGTGTGCACGCATCCCGTCGTGCCCATATGTGGCGATGAAGGCAGTGGATATTAAACATCACCTGATCTTCTACCTGCATATGAATTTGGATGGTCATCGGGGATGCGATGCACCGGGACCTAAATCCACGGGAACAAACTTATCAGCTCATTCTGTCCACATCTGCTGTTGTCCGAAATAGgaaatcctgttttttttactctggaAAACAATCAAATAGATGCCAAATAAAGACGCACAGTGTGATGACGTGGAACTTCTGTTGTTTGGGGGAAAACAGGCCAGGATCATACAGCAACTGCTTTAACTTTAACAAAAAATTGCATACTTCTAGCTCTAATGCAAAGTgtggcaacctttattatctgctatggtatttaaaaaatgacaaaaaataatagtcaggtgcttaataataatataataataattaatggtCAGAAATGGAATTGACCTAAACTTGTCACTTGTGGCAGTGTAACCTCAAATGACTTCCAATGGAAGATCTGGTTCACTGATATcactttatgtatttattaatgacATCAGTTAAGAAGGCTCAGGCTACTGTAGTTTAGGTTGCAGCTTTAGTTTGTATTCAGTTGCCTCAATTAACACTGATGAAAGCTTAATACAACCGAAGATGTACAACCAACATTATCATGGTAAATGATAATGTTTGTAAAGTGCATGTGAATCATGCAAACCAATGCAgatgttgctttttttcttatgttaattttgtctttttgggCCTTACAGTGTGTTTCATTCTGTTTGTGTAGTATAAATTTTGTTCGGTAtatatttgctttgttttctgtTGTAACCATTGCACAGAATCAAATGCATTTgcatattttcttaatttttttttatcattgtgCTAAAACCTTTCCTGATGGTCTTGGACCCCTGCACAACAACtgcatttaaaaacatacattcaAATTTGAACTTGAGGATTTAAAAAGAGCAttgcatatttaaaatgtagTCAAACATCTTGTTCAGTACCAGCGTCCACGTCTCCAGAATATTTAGTCAGCGTTGTCTAATAGAGGCAGATTTGATAATGGTGTGCATGTGATCAATGTTCTTGTTCCCAGTCTCACTTGCTTACAGTGGGCCCGCACACATCCACACATTCATTCACGGATACTTGGCTGGCCGTGTGTTTGCATTCGGGTCCACGTTAAACACCGCTGTATATGGATACGGTGAAACCAATCACCAGCCGAGACTCTATCCATGAACACTAGCTTCAAGGTAGTTCACCGACTCTGGTTTGTGCAGGCTGCCATTTTGGTTCCCTACTTAGTGACGTGAAGGGGGTGATGAGTTCTGCGAGTTGCATCAAGTCCATTCAGAGCTAAGTGGTCTGGTGGGGAGTCGGGAAGGTGCCTGTTTCATAAGGCCTGATTGAATTTGTCTTGGGGAGCTGCAAGCTCCTGCTGTCTGCACTTTGCTATGATGGATGAGTCGAGTACAGCGTCGGTTGTCTTTATGCAGAACAGAGTATTTTTAGTGAGTAAATCATTTAGCCAGACTGTGTGGGAGATGAAATCCGCTTGGCTGCATCTCCAATAAAAGGAACAGGCCTGCTAATATATGTGGTGCATGTTTCACAAAGGATGAAGTGGTCATTGCTTTGTTTATGTTGCTTTTAGCTGATGGAATGAGAACCGGAATTGTTTGGAGTGCATTCATCAACCGTTAATTGTAAAAGTGGGCTTACTTTTCTATTGGGCGAGTCGAAGAGAGTAGCGGATAggactgcacaaaaaaaaatacaatctcAGTTCACTAATTTCTAATGATCAATTTTACATAACTAACTGCATCATGCACCAATGATGCCATTTTAGTCAAGGACTTGCGTTGCACCGCGCTTGGCATGGTAGCCAACTTCCTCTTCACTCTCCTGGTCCTCCAGCAGGCCTCGCTTGCCAGGGCGGCAGAGCCAACTCTCCCTGGCCAGCGAGACGCGCTGGCTCTGATTCATTAGCTGGCTGGAGAAGCGATGCCATGAATTcattgacttttattttgatttgtcttttattttggcCATGACTTTATGTATTTCTTTCAACTGTCCTTCCAGGACCTCCCATGAATATTGTCACAAAGCAGGACAAGACAATGTGTCTAATAGTTATAGTATTTCTAAACAATGTGAAACATTTTTCCCAGGTCATTATGATCtccattaaaaacaagaaaatctTAATTCACATTTTTGCAGACTTATGCAGGCCTAGTAGCATTTTAATGCAGTGGAGGTGGATTGTATCTAAAGTGGAAGGTGACACCAACAGTAATGGAGGTCGTATATCATAAATTCATGCAATATGTGTTCATAATGACTCTCCATCAAGATTGAATCTGAGTGGGTTCGTTCAGCGCTTCACTTGTCTTTTAGCACCACATCAAGTTCATTTCCGCTCACTTTTGTCTTATTCTTTCTCACTTTGTGCTTTTGCTCTCCTTTCAAGAGCAACACGTTGCCGTGGCAACTCGTCTTTTGCTTTCTGCCTCAGCCTTTTCAGTCATCGACGCACTTACTCAACCCACAAGTCGGTTTTTGAGAGACTGCAAACCTGCTCTCCATACAAGTCCATTCCTTCTGGAAGATTCCAATATGTTGTCACTGTGCATTAATAATAAACACGTGTATGAATGACACCAGCACAACCTCCatgaccccccctcccttaaTAGGCATCTTATATTAATACGATTTCTTGCCTCAGGTTGCAAGATGGGAGCACCAGACACGTAACCTCTCCAGGCTTTTTGGAAGTCCCTACCTCGCCTGTTACTTCCTGGGTTTCATCATCATCCTTCTCAATGTGTATCGCAGTCACAGGTACAGATGACACTTTGTTCTTCATTGCAATCATGGTCTTGGACCATAATTCATcgatttgttgttgttatgctTCTTAtgcatcatttcattttctatcactgaAGAGTTTTCTTAAATTTGAAGAGTAAGCTTTTTGCAAGTATGATGATACCTGGCCAGTACACGGGTGGCAACATGAAGGTGGAAgcatgaaatgtatcttttttttcacattacatCTGATGCAATCAGGTTTTCTCTTAATATAATTTCTCTTATTGTAAGTCTTTATCTctaattccaataatattacagctgtattttgttgtttttctcccccaactatttcaacttttgtcctgtaaatgtttttcttgtaattatgacatttttccccAGAATTTTTGATTATATTctcctaaaatatttttttccacaacctcattttccaaaaaattcaaCTTGATGGATGTCAATTTAAGAAATGAAATCTCCAAAATTAAACCAATTggtcattcattattttgtgaaatgttttattttttcttgtaaatttattacAAGCTGGAAAGTCACTCAAAGTGTCATCCTTAGTGTGGccccatgtaaaaaaaaatatactgatGCTTCAAAATACCAAGAGCTAAACACAGTTAACTATTAATTAGCCTGTGCTTTTCTACCATATTTCTTCCATCTTCAGTTTCACACTTAGCTCTTGGCATCCAAACCTAAGGCATGTTTCCACTGGGCACACTCCCACTCCTGCCACGCTGGATCCAAATGGTGACAGCGTGCCCTTTTCATGTTTCCTGTCTCAGGAAATTTCTGTAATATCCCTTGCCAGCGAACAGAAAACTTAATAACAAGACATTCATGTTTGTAGACGACTACAAtgtagtcaagtcaagtccttaatcacaaaagagcctcaaagggcttaaacAAGCAGGCGACAGTAGACAACAGTATCCTAGTAtcccatcagggcaaggaaaaacccAAGACCCcttagggaaaaagaaaccttgagaagggactgCAGATGTAGAAATCCCCTTTCTAGGATGACCAGACTGTAATGGATATCGAGAGGCTAACATGTgacaattaaatataaatagagAATATAATAGTCCGGGTCCAAGATGTAATGCCATCAGGGGAGGTGGTCAGGAGTGGGTCTTGGGATGATCACCATCGCTCTGCTGCAGTGCCTCCGCAAGCGGACCTTACCTGCTGAAAATGACTAATATGCCTTCCATCAAGTTGCTCAtcttattcatattaataagcACAATGTTATGCATTCTTCTCAATGATAGTAGGGTCCAGTGTTGATGTGAAAGGAACTTTTCGCAAAACCACACTGTTTTTCAATCAATGCAAGCCTATTCAGAGCTCAGTCGGCACACCCAGTAACCTCCTGCccacgccccccctccccccaaaccTTATTTCCCATTTCTTTTTCCATTCCGAAACCCAGCAGCATGTCCGAACGCGCCATCTTACTTAACGCACAGCCCAGCAGTTgctctgttcttttttttcctgatttgatgcaacaacacaacaacacacagcaTCACATTACTCTCGGGGCTGCCTTTAAAAAGGCAACACCGCCATAAGAGTCGCAGCACAGACCCCCTAACCCAGTTTTTTCTTATCAAGTCCAAACCTAGTTCTGATCTGGGGGGCATTTTGATCAGCTGTAAGTGTGTTATATTCAGACAACACCCACAGAGAGGGCCAAAAAAATATGTGCATGTATTTAATGAGTTATTTTCACCCAATTCAGTGGAGCAAACTACAGCACAGTGTGACGACAGTCATGTTAACACTTTCCAAAGCTGTTATTTGATAACACACAGTCAACATTTATGCTATTAAGCAGACAAATGAAAGTTCATTCATAATTGGAGCTGCAATCACTCAGGCTAGCCTAGTAGCTGTTTTTTGATACAATCACACATCGATCATCTTGTGTTCTAAGTGCACGTTACTAGCCAATCAGACGGTGGGCTATGGCATTGCTACTGTGAATGATAATTATAGCATAtgacatggtttgtctggtatcaggccttCGGTtgagggctgatactggcacgcagggggcatgatactgggcctgataccagacaaaccatgtgatgatcttattatcacatacagtaaacctcggatatatcggactcggatatatcggaaattcgctcacaacggacagataaaaaagaaccaatttttctgtaatgcatttccaataaaaattcattgcatatatcggattttttatcacggatttcgcctatttcggacaaaatctccagtcccgttccaatgcatttccattaaatttccctcgcatatatcggatggccgcatcgtggcgctccgattcgccgaatcgtgacaggccgctatacgacgtcatttgcagtgtttgcagcgttgcctgcgcgtccaggtacattggaaacatagtcaaggaagtgcctttttataacggataaaatccgatttacgcatataccggatataaatccgatatatgcgtaaaacggacattttccggtatacgcatataacggatttcgcttatatcggacaaaaccagtgggaacaattgaatccgatatatccgaggtttactgtactatttaatcatgagcttattatcacgtactatttaatcaaaagaccattttgtttccagaaaatgttcagtttattacatgtattatatctaaacagtgtaaacacaatcattgcaaaaatatttcaacaataatattttatcaacagtcttatcttatcaatgtctgacaattaaagttccattaatcaagttttcggccaattaatactgtagtatgtgataatacataAGTATATAATACAAGTGACACTCGCTTTTGATGTGTGGATAGTGTTTGGGGAACCCTGATAGAAATAAGAGACTTAAAGCATGAGAAGAGCAATGCttaatgacatcaaatatgactATAAACATACTcttcattatattttattcacatttcaAATGAGTTTGCTTAACCTTGCAGTGCTTTACTTTGCTCTGAATTGTCTCGCAAGTGCCACTTCATCTGCCCCTGTTCTCCCTGCAGCATGGCGGTGGTCATGAAGACCCAAGCCAGGTGGGAGATGATGGACAGGCCAGAGGTGTTCTACTTTGGTGTTCTTCTCATTGTGTTGGGCTCTCTGCTGGTGGTCAGCAGCTTTCTAGCTCTGGGATTTACCGGAACATTCCTTGGTAAGTGTGAAAAGCAGGCAGGATTTGTACCTTTGTGTCTTCTCTCACAGAAAGGTTGACATTTGAAACTTCTTTAAATATTCTGAGGGttgtggaacaaaaaagtcaagtggtacacccaaaagaagaagaataaactCAATAATTTGGAGCATCCTGTGtcttcccctgatctaaatccaattgagaacatttggagaTGGATGGCAAAGAGTGTTGACAAAAATGGACATttcagacagtggatgccctcagtgaagccatcttcaccacctggagcaacattcccaatATCCTCTTGGACATCAAGGACCACACTGGCATCAAACCAAATGTTAAGGTGGTGAACAACAATGGCacagctattgtttttttttaaatatgctcttaaaagtcataaatatatcAGCTTTGACTAAAAGAACCGTCAACACTATGAATGTTCCATGGAGAGTAATATTAAGAAGCTCCCTGTCCTTTAAAGCTCCTCCCACACTGGGGTCACGTAGACCTTTTGAGGGGAAAACCGGTGTTGATTTCACACGCTTTGCGCTATTGAGTACTCTGGAGTCGGCGTGACCTGATGAGTGATGGAGCAGAAACAAAGACAATTAGGGTGATAATGTGTCCACCACCTGGCCATGTGTCCAAACCCTTATCACAACTTACTGATAACCGCTACTACTGATGCTACTGTACACTTCAGTAAAACCAGGTCGTCCCTTTTTTCCTACAAACAGCAGgtcacagagagagagagagcaggttTCATTTGGCTTTGAAAAGCCAAAATTGGGTTAAAATTGTTCCTGGTTTCCCCCCCCCATTTCAAGAGCaaacatatttgtttatataatcTCTTCAGTTCCTACCCATGGGGTTCTCAATGAGTGTGCATGATTGCAATTGTTATGTAAGTTTGAGATTATCAGCTTCTGTCTGACAGAAAACTAGGCTATTTGTGCTTgcttgtgtgcgtttgtgtgtgtgtgcttactaCAGGTTACAGGGAACAGTGGCCTCGTTTATTACAATTACTGTAAAGTTCAGTGGTCCTACTAATTGTTGACTCGCTTGCGAGTCAGCGAGGAAACGGTAGCTCTTTCTGTGCACTCACAATAATCTATCTTGTCATCCCATTGGAAATCACAGTGTCACAGTGCCCTCTTAACATGGACACGAAACTCCTCACACAGCAACATAACACTCAGAAAGtatacctgagaaatatacaaacatgcaacAATATGAGTTTCTAATGAAAAAAGAagtaatttacatttttcccataatgcactgCGTCTGAGCAAGCATTTATTCGGGCCCTGcggtgacgtcagcctccctctgggctcctcctctagtggacagaggcagcattgcatcaattttctgtgctgcttgaCCTCCGATGTTATGCTTTGCTCACATAAAATCCATTATGGTTGAAactttgaattatttaaaaattatttttaaacttgtattggtatatctgtgtatatttattaggtataccttCTGTGTTGTTGGTCAAGTCAATGCAGTACCACTATCTCTGTGTTGACCACCAGGGCAAATGAGACATCGTCACCGATAGTTGCTCAAAATGCAATAGTTTTATCAAATATATAAAAGTATTTCTTTCCTATGTGTATCAGAAATCATATAAATGTATTGACATGTCTCCAGGTGACTACTTTGGCATTCTGATGGATGGGAAGGTGACAGGCTTTCCTTTCAGCCTCATAGATAACCCCATGTACTGGGGCAGCACCTCCAACTACCTTGGCCTGGCACTCATGTAAGTTTTTACTTATTAATTTACTTAAGTGTGTGCTTATGTGTTTACATTATGAGCAACATATTGCAGTAAAGCAAGCAACAACAACTGCGTTTCCTTGATTAGTCATCATTAAGTGTGAAGTTGTTAATGCACAGATACATTTACGTCAACTTGCACtctacatggggggggggggtcatgtggacgactcaaaaaaaaaaattatctgcaaatgaaacatgttttttttccaagtgactTTCTTTTTGAAAAGATGTGGAAATATGTTTCCATGGAAACTAGAAGCACTTGTATTGTTAAGGTAAGCACTTCAGGGTTGATGAGCATTGAGCCGCTAAAAGCTGCTCAGTTTGATCGCCCCCTTTTTCCACAGACCTTGGCCCTAATTTGGATGTCTCAAATCGGTTTTGCATGATTTTTGTTTCACTTCTTGTCCCAAATATTTGAGTGATGTCTTTAACTATGTATTTATGAAGTATTTTTAACAGGTATTCAATGGGTACTCGCTTGCATGAAGACTAGAAGTCTAAtagtaatgacaataataaatgtgcatagtgtgtttgtgtgaaaaaaatcaGCCCAGAGAATCGTACTTTAAATATTAAGCATATTTTGCAGAATTGTGCTGCACTAATACAATTTTTGCTCTAATTTAAACCAGGCAATGATTTATTAAAAtgtgtctaaagcaggggtgctcaaaATAGCTACATAACGTTCATTAGGACACAAAGTTCAGTACATCCGGTTAGCATTTGCTAACCAAACATTACCGATATACAAGAATTGAAAATGATTATGCAGCCGATGTCAATGCAACATATTAAAAGGTTTCAGCAATGGCCACATTTTCCATTGATGTAATGAGCACCCCCTACCTAAAGGATCCAAGTCCTCCTATCAAAGTGTAATGCACAGGGAGGGAATGGGGAAAATGAACTAATCAACTCCTTCCGACCCTCCCTGTGTTGTATAGACTGGCACACATTAGACCACTTAGCAACCCCGCTGTGCAACCTGGATGGAGATTAGCTGACACACATTAGGGGCACTGACGGCATACACGAACACGAGCTGGACTCGTGCAGTTATATAAATAGGACGAGAGCTGAATGCGTTTCATGATTTCATTCTGCTTCGATATTGTGCAGATCACTTCAGGTATTATTATACCGTCTCCCTAAGTGGGTTCTAGTGTCTGTTACACAGAGACGGAGACGCTGGTCAGCTATTATGTCAATGACCTCAACAGTGCCCCAGTACTAGCCATAATGACAGCACTTTTGGGCTTGGGcctatataatatttttccatttcagcATTTTTTCAGAACTTTTTGTCGAAACTAGTCTattaaaagtgttttgttttttttttcagaaaagtaCAGTTAATGACCAGAATTCTCTGAGTACCCCTGAAAAGCACACTAGGTAATAAGTATCATGTCACCAGCAAAGACATCCTATAAACCTTGCCATCCTACCTACTCTGGTGTTCCCGGCATCACTAGTTAGCtccaatgattttttttttttccctccaccgGAGTTCAGTGGCTACTTTGGTTGAAGCAGTTCTACGCTTCAAATTAGCATCCACTTCACTACTGGGTGGGAACTTAGCCATTGTCATGCTCTGTGCTTTTTTCGATGGGAACAACAGAATTCTGACCTTGGGACCTTCGCCTGAATACATGCACGCAAGGTCTAGATTAGGTATGTGTATACTGTGTGTGCATTGTGAGAAGGTTCAGTCAACTAACCCCAAGA includes the following:
- the pemt gene encoding phosphatidylethanolamine N-methyltransferase isoform X3 is translated as MQRSLQPDAKMLLELWVCMTSDLSGGVSNNPADKCHRELDCCGGLNNVDYSKMDLKVFEEVLRHINFHDTNFHIAVIGIIFNPLFWNVVARWEHQTRNLSRLFGSPYLACYFLGFIIILLNVYRSHSMAVVMKTQARWEMMDRPEVFYFGVLLIVLGSLLVVSSFLALGFTGTFLGDYFGILMDGKVTGFPFSLIDNPMYWGSTSNYLGLALIGASPVGLFLTAIVAVVYKIAIQFEGPFTERIYQGRRRKYE
- the pemt gene encoding phosphatidylethanolamine N-methyltransferase isoform X5; its protein translation is MTSDLSGGVSNNPADKCHRELDCCGGLNNVDYSKMDLKVFEEVLRHINFHDTNFHIAVIGIIFNPLFWNVVARWEHQTRNLSRLFGSPYLACYFLGFIIILLNVYRSHSMAVVMKTQARWEMMDRPEVFYFGVLLIVLGSLLVVSSFLALGFTGTFLGDYFGILMDGKVTGFPFSLIDNPMYWGSTSNYLGLALIGASPVGLFLTAIVAVVYKIAIQFEGPFTERIYQGRRRKYE
- the pemt gene encoding phosphatidylethanolamine N-methyltransferase isoform X4, whose translation is MQRSLQPDAKVCMTSDLSGGVSNNPADKCHRELDCCGGLNNVDYSKMDLKVFEEVLRHINFHDTNFHIAVIGIIFNPLFWNVVARWEHQTRNLSRLFGSPYLACYFLGFIIILLNVYRSHSMAVVMKTQARWEMMDRPEVFYFGVLLIVLGSLLVVSSFLALGFTGTFLGDYFGILMDGKVTGFPFSLIDNPMYWGSTSNYLGLALIGASPVGLFLTAIVAVVYKIAIQFEGPFTERIYQGRRRKYE
- the pemt gene encoding phosphatidylethanolamine N-methyltransferase isoform X1 — protein: MRATRLFLARWLRLMCGTLDPYVVVMQRSLQPDAKMLLELWVCMTSDLSGGVSNNPADKCHRELDCCGGLNNVDYSKMDLKVFEEVLRHINFHDTNFHIAVIGIIFNPLFWNVVARWEHQTRNLSRLFGSPYLACYFLGFIIILLNVYRSHSMAVVMKTQARWEMMDRPEVFYFGVLLIVLGSLLVVSSFLALGFTGTFLGDYFGILMDGKVTGFPFSLIDNPMYWGSTSNYLGLALIGASPVGLFLTAIVAVVYKIAIQFEGPFTERIYQGRRRKYE
- the pemt gene encoding phosphatidylethanolamine N-methyltransferase isoform X2; the encoded protein is MRATRLFLARWLRLMCGTLDPYVVVMQRSLQPDAKVCMTSDLSGGVSNNPADKCHRELDCCGGLNNVDYSKMDLKVFEEVLRHINFHDTNFHIAVIGIIFNPLFWNVVARWEHQTRNLSRLFGSPYLACYFLGFIIILLNVYRSHSMAVVMKTQARWEMMDRPEVFYFGVLLIVLGSLLVVSSFLALGFTGTFLGDYFGILMDGKVTGFPFSLIDNPMYWGSTSNYLGLALIGASPVGLFLTAIVAVVYKIAIQFEGPFTERIYQGRRRKYE